The following are encoded together in the Vanrija pseudolonga chromosome 7, complete sequence genome:
- the mug14_1 gene encoding class II aldolase/adducin family protein, with product MASTQTTTATATAPTPATSRPNVLVLRSVDDSLEAKLAQRKHIKERLAGAYRIFHRLGYDDGVAGHITVRDTVRPDAFWVNPYGLAFDLITASSLLLVSHDGEVLEGGYPGNGQLYNAAGFTIHGAIHAARPDIHAAAHSHSQFGRAFSALGRNIDIANWEGAQYAETVKLYASFGGIVLGDEEGQNITRALGPQGKGVILQNHGILTAAGTVDAAVLYFMRLEKLCEAQLESDAAGGGGVLSDADVHAVFSELGSEEEAYRQAQEIYEWLEAEEGDGYKA from the exons ATGGCATCCACCCAaacaacgacggcgacagcgacagcgccAACACCAGCGACATCACGTCccaacgtcctcgtcctccgtTCAGTCGACGACTCGCTCGAGGCAAAGCTTGCGCAG CGCAAACACATCAAGGAGCGCTTGGCCGGCGCGTACCGTATCTTCCATCGGCTGgggtacgacgacggcgtagCGGGTCACATTACCGTGCGCGACACGGTGCGGCCAGA CGCGTTCTGGGTCAACCCGTACGGCCTAGCCTTCGACCTGATAACCGCCTCGTCCCTGCTGCTGGTCtcgcacgacggcgaggtgctggagGGCGGGTACCCCGGCAACGGGCAGCTGTACAACGCGGCGGGGTTCACCATCCACGGGGCGAttcacgccgcgcggcctGATatccacgccgcggcgcatAGCCACTCGCAGTTTGGACGGGCGTTCAGCGCTCTCGGGAGGAATATCGATATTGCGAACTggg AGGGCGCGCAGTACGCCGAAACGGTCAAACTCTACGCGTCGTTCGGCGGCAtcgtcctcggtgacgaAGAGGGGCAGAACATCACGCGCGCACTAGGCCCGCAGGGCAAGGGCGTCATCCTGCAGAACCACGGTATCCTCACTGCCGCGGGCacggtcgacgcggccgtgctcTACTTTATGCGGCTGGAGAAGCTGTGcgaggcgcagctcgagtcggacgcggccggcggcggcggggtgctcTCTGACGCTGATGTGCACGCCGTGTTCtccgagctcggcagcgaggaggaggcgtaTAGACAGGCACAGGAGATTTACGAGtggctcgaggcggaggagggggacgGGTACAAGGCGTAG
- the mug14_2 gene encoding class II aldolase/adducin head domain-containing protein, with amino-acid sequence MVSHDVVGHLLSLVLDIHNDHNPHTMATLYLDPPKVDTTEGGKKVNKFTRPTPPPFVDTAHRVRYQRGQLALGARILSDQGWGVGYALGLSARDAGDSGLVWFLPRGRALNAVRSDDLVGVDLEGNVVSGTGEVDATYAHIHLAIYASRPDVNGICSGHTPHGRVFAQKAKPPATLWQDSCIFHRRVGVLSFAGALNAGSDRKPVADAVSGDIVALVLANRGLLTASASIEGAIGLYLRLESLAHAQLLAEAAVRGRGGELIPVGEEEALFTQQNAGSAHQQWMMSLPQYTRLEKATGGPLVY; translated from the exons ATGGTGAGCcatgacgtcgtcggccatcTCC TCAGTCTCGTTCTCGACATCCACAACGACCACAACCCACACACCATGGCGACGCTCTACCTGGACCCACCCAAGGTTGACACCACAGAAGGCGGCAAGAAGGTGAACAAGTTTACGcggcccacgccgccgccgttcgtC GACACAGCCCACCGCGTGCGATACCAGCGCGGCcagctggcgctcggcgcacgCATCCTGTCTGACCAAGGCTGGGGGGTAGGCtacgcgctcggcctgtccgcgcgcgacgcgggggACAGCGGGCTGGTGTGGTTCCTGCCCCGGGGACGCGCGCTCAACGCGGTGCGgagcgacgacctcgtcggcgtcgacttgGAGGGCAATGTCGTCTCTGGCAccggcgagg TCGACGCTACCTACGCCCACATCCACCTCGCGATCTACGCGTCCCGACCCGACGTGAACGGCATCTGCAGTGGGCACACGCCGCACGGGCGCGTGTTTGCGCAGAAGGCAAAgccgcccgcgacgctgTGGCAGGACAGCTGTATCTTCCAccggcgcgtgggcgtgctGTCCTTCGCTGGCGCTCTCAACGCTGGCAGCGATCGCAAACCTGTCGCGGACGCCGTGTCAGGGGAcatcgtcgcgctcgtgcttgCCAACCGCGGCCTGttgaccgcgagcgcgagcatcGAGGGGGCTATCGGGCTGTACTTGCGCCTAGAGagcctcgcgcacgcgcagctgCTTGCTGAGGCTGCtgtgcgcgggcgcgggggcgagcTCATCCCCGTTGGGGAAGAGGAGGCACTCTTTACCCAGCAGAACGCGGGTTCCGCACACCAGCAGTGGATGATGAGCTTGCCGCAGTACACGCGGCTCGAGAAGGCCACGGGCGGCCCACTGGTCTACTAG
- the SPAC1039.07c gene encoding putative aminotransferasec has protein sequence MAPIATTTHQPAHATPVSLKEKDANASSPLAGRSNEEFWKTANDKLVSFGGGWMPVRIVKAKGTVLYDEEGNRLLDWTSGQMSSLLGHGHPEIVDTVTKYVANLDHLFSPMVSDPVLDLAERLTAMLPKGLDKCLFLSTGSETNEAALKMAKMYTGGFEIVSLSASYHGMTHGAGAATFTVGRKGYGPQVPGNFTLPVPYAYRSPFRHPDGSYDWKTELDYGWDLIDRQSTGSLAACLVEPIVSTGGIITLPDGYLTALKEHCRKRNMLLIMDEAQTGMARTGDMFGFQHEGVVPDILTLSKTLGCGLPLGATITSNEIEAVVRQRGFFYLTTHLNDPLVCAVGAKVCEIVVREDMPRQAREKGELLRAGLLRLQEKYPLYIGDVRGRGLLQGIEIISDPKTKSPGSKLGAAVAERCMDLGLSCNIVSLPALSGVFRLAPPVTITPEEIEEGLQIMDRAFAEEVAKL, from the exons ATGGCCCCcatcgccaccaccacccaccagcccGCCCATGCCACCCCCGTCTcgctcaaggagaaggacgcgaacgcgtcgtcgcccctcGCCGGGCGCTCCAACGAAGAGTTCTGGAAGACGGCCAATGACAAGCTTGTCAgctttggcggcggctggaTGCCCGTCCGCatcgtcaaggccaagggcacCGTTCTCTAT gacgaggagggaaACCGCCTGCTCGACTGGACGTCGGGCCAGATGagctcgctcctcggccacggccaccccGAGATCGTCGACACGGTCACCAAGTAcgtcgccaacctcgaccacctGTTCTCGCCCATGGTGTCCGAccccgtgctcgacctcgccgagcgcctgaCCGCCATGCTGCCCAAGGGGCTCGACAAGTGCCTCTTCCTCTCGACCGGCTCCGAGACcaacgaggccgcgctcaagATGGCCAAGATGTACACTGGCGGGTTTGAGATCGTGTCCCTCTCGGCGTCGTACCACGGCATGACGcacggtgccggcgccgcgacgttCACCGTCGGCCGCAAGGGCTACGGCCCGCAGGTTCCCGGCAACTTTACCCTCCCAGTTCCGTATGCGTACCGCTCGCCGTTCCGCCACCCCGACGGCTCGTACGACTGGAAGACGGAGCTCGACTACGGCTGGGACCTGATCGACCGCCAGAGCACGGGCAGCCTCGCGGCGtgcctcgtcgagcccaTCGTCTCCACCGGCGGCATCATTACCCTGCCCGACGGATACCTCAccgcgctcaaggagcacTGCCGCAAGCGCAACATGCTGCTCATcatggacgaggcgcagACGGGCATGGCGCGCACGGGCGACATGTTCGGCTTCCAGCACGAGGGTGTCGTGCCCGACATTCTCACCCTGTCCAAGACGCTCGGGTGCGGCCtgcccctcggcgcgaccATCACGTCGAACGAGATCGAGGCAGTcgtgcgccagcgcggctTCTTCTACCTCACCACGCACCTCAACGACCCCTTGGTgtgcgccgtcggcgccaaggtgTGCGAGATTGTCGTGCGCGAGGACATGCCgcgccaggcgcgcgagaagggcgagctcctccgcgccggcctcctccgcctccagGAGAAGTACCCGCTGTACATTGGCGACgtgcgcggccgcggcctcctGCAGGGCATCGAGATCATCTCGGACCCCAAGACCAAGTCGCCGGgctccaagctcggcgcggccgtcgccgagcgctgcATGGACCTCGGGCTCAGCTGCAACATTGTGTCGCTCCCCGCGCTGTCGGGCGtcttccgcctcgcgccaccTGTGACCATTACGCCtgaggagattgaggaggGCCTGCAGATCATGGACCGTGCgttcgccgaggaggtcgccaagctctAA
- the PR5K gene encoding PR5-like receptor kinase, giving the protein MLVVAAEFLALAALAQAAASEPAGRTINIVNECPYPVYPALSESPAANGFELAAGATQSVSAPAQWAGRIWARTHCADGSDGFKCATGDCGTGKVTCDNAQTPSGTSFAQFQLDHKDQGEDRYFVSHENGKSDSIPPRPTTNVPRLQCPHLHPRRGLPYYRMRPERQRPLPQGGARGVKKSAKDAGFKAERCATTTAYTVTFCPSHSNFNGTTSDKVTKFEDAQASCTGNVLGSPEQVTFAANSYDALKRNLKRRFSWSALMARQDPAKDPAADPGANSGSGGGGAAAAAPSESPAAESTSPAAESASPVAASAAPSAAETTATAAGAGANGADGQKGADGANGGGSGGEGGKGGAGGGGSADPAADPGSNSGGGGSGANAGGGGSGAAPPPAESPSQAPAEPTQAPEGADNGAAPPAAESSSKKRKPVKTKTKTVTKFKTKTKTKSKTKTVYKTKTVYRPRPKHTHTSEDGKETSFAVGGAPEATQAPAPSEGTNSGGGGSGANAGGGGSADPAADPGSNSGGGGSGADAGTDAGSGSDSGAGAEPSPSASAAPDAAAPSPDAAAPSPDAAAPSPSAAQDGQDGSAGQDGADGANGAAGADSAPPPKVSDPAKDPAADPGGAPARRDGQKGADGKKGADGASGGSAAPAAAPAAADPAADPGAGGGATAATQAPPSSLESPPVRTTSAPAPNGSDGVNTPVPGKDGAKGADGAKGADGAPGKDGAAGGAGGAGGAGGAGGGSKGPDGNTSHPEDGYDDSDDGADQPCQDEDEAAHPAPTATPAAAPAPSKGADGAKGADGAPGKNGADAAPAAAPAPTQSSAPARDPAADPGTGGGSGSAGAKGADGQPGKPGSGTNGGAGGAGGKGGGSRRSFNWGARAWLARQAPNPADDPSGGAVDTSQGQDGAKGADGPDGTPIPPPVASEPSASSAVGEPVATQAPPPSSLESPPATTTLPATTTTVAAQAPNGSDGADGAPGQDGGNGTPGQDGAAGQGGGNGGNGGNGGDGVAASSTTTTQPAVTQIPSITRPPVSTCTTTASAEDDHHHVTVTVTITVHDSKPTTKGRKAQKGAKGKDGKKGADGKGGAAAPTASAAPTTQAPTPAADAPQNGADGAKGADGADGANGADGENPPPATKPATTQAANDPAADPGSSGGSGQKGADGHPGQPGSGTGGGAGGAGGKGGGQ; this is encoded by the exons ATGCTAGTCGTGGCAGCAGAGTTTCtagccctcgccgcgctggcgcaggccgccgcctctgaGCCGGCCGGCCGAACGATCAACATTGTCAACGAGTGCCCGTATCCCGTGTACCCGGCGCTCAGCGAGAGCCCAGCCGCCAACGgcttcgagctcgccgcgggcgcCACGCAGAGCGTgtctgcgccggcgcagtGGGCTGGCCGTATCTGGGCGAGGACGCActgcgccgacggcagcgacggcttCAAGTGCGCCACGGGCGACTGTGGCACCGGCAAGGTGACTTG CGACAACGCCCAGACTCCCTCCGGCACCTCGTTCGCCCAGTTCCAGCTCGACCACAAGGACCAGGGCGAGGACCGCTACTTCGTCTCGCACGAGAACGGCAAGTCGGACAGCATACCGCCTCGACCAACCACTAACGTTCCCAGGCTTCAATGTCCCCATCTTCATCCACGCCGAGGGCTGCCCTACTACAGGATGCGACCAGAGCGCCAACGCCCTCTGCCCCaaggaggcgcgcgaggc GTCAAGAAGAgcgccaaggacgccggcTTCAAGGCCGAGCGCTGCGCCACGACCACCGCGTACACCGTCACGTTCTGCCCCAGCCACTCCAACTTCAACGGCACGACCTCGGACAAGGTCACCAAGTTTGAGGACGCCCAGGCCTCGTGCACCGGCAACGTCCTCGGCAGCCCCGAGCAGGTGACCTTCGCGGCGAACAGctacgacgcgctcaagcgtAACCTCAAGCGCCGCTTCTCGTGGAGCGCGCTGATGGCGCGCCAGGACCCGGCCAAGGACCCCGCCGCTGACCCCGGAGCCAActcgggcagcggcggcggtggcgccgcggccgctgctccctccgagtcgcccgctgccgagtcgacctctcccgccgccgagtccgcTTCCCCCGTCGCTGCCTCCGCTGCGCCCTCTGCGGCCGAGACGACAGCTAccgcggctggcgccggcgcgaacggtgccgacggccagAAGGGTGCTGACGGCGCGAAcggaggcggcagcggcggcgagggaggcaagggcggcgccggtggcggcggcagtgccGACCCCGCGGCTGACCCCGGCTCCAactctggcggcggaggcagcggtgccaacgccggcggtggcggcagcggtgctgcccctcctcccgccgAGTCCCCGTCGCAGGCCCCTGCCGAGCCGACCCAGGCGCCCGAGGGAGCCGACAACGGCGCTgcaccccccgccgctgaGAGCTCGagcaagaagcgcaagcccGTCAAGACCAAGACCAAGACCGTGACCAAGTTCAAGACCAAGACCAAGACCAAGTCCAAGACCAAGACAGTGTACAAGACCAAGACGGTGTACCGCCCGCGCCCGAAGCACACGCACacgagcgaggacggcaaggagacGAGcttcgctgtcggcggcgcgcccgagGCGACGCAGGCGCCTGCCCCCAGCGAGGGCACCaactctggcggcggcggcagcggcgccaacgccggtggtggcggcagcgctGACCCCGCGGCTGACCCCGGCAGCAActctggcggtggtggcagtgGTGCCGACGCTGGCACCGAcgctggctctggctctgactccggcgccggtgccgagccgagcccctcggcgagcgctgcccccgacgccgcggccccctcgcccgacgccgctgccccctCGCCCGACGCTGCggccccctcgccctcggcggcccagGACGGCCaggacggcagcgcgggccaggacggcgccgacggcgcgaacggcgcggccggcgctgactcggcgccgccgcccaaggTCTCCGACCCGGCCAAGGACCCCGCCGCTGACCCTGGaggcgcgcctgcgcgccgcgacggccagaagggcgccgacgggaAGAagggcgcggacggcgcgtcgggcggctCGGCTGCCCCTGCTGCCGCCCCTGCGGCCGCTGACCCCGCTGCTGATcccggcgccggtggcggtgccactgccgcgacgcaggcgccgccgagcagcctCGAGTCCCCGCCTGTGCGCACGACCTCTGCGCCGGCCCCGAACGGTTCGGACGGCGTCAACACGCCTGTTCCGGGCAAGGACGGCGCCAAGGGTGCTgacggcgccaagggcgCTGACGGTGCTCccggcaaggacggcgcggccggcggtgctggcggtgctggtggtgctggcggcgccggtggtggcagcAAGGGCCCCGACGGCAACACTAGCCACCCCGAGGACGGATACGACGActccgacgacggcgccgaccagccgtgccaggacgaggatgaggcggcccacccggcgccgactgctacccccgccgcggcaccggcgccgtctAAGGGCGCTGATGGCGCGAagggcgccgacggtgcGCCGGGCAagaacggcgccgacgccgcgcccgccgccgctccggcCCCGACGCAGTcctccgcgcccgcgcgcgaccccgccgccgaccccggaactggcggcggcagcggcagcgctggcgcgaagggcgccgacggccagccTGGCAAGCCTGGGTCTGGCACCAAcggtggtgccggcggcgctgggggcAAGGGTGGcggctcgcgtcgctcgttCAATTGGGGCGCGCGTGCGTGGCTTGCGCGCCAGGCGCCgaaccccgccgacgacccgtcCGGCGGCGCGGTAGACACGAGCCAGGGACAGGACGGCGCgaagggcgccgacgggccgGACGGCACGCCGATCCCGCCGCCTGTTGCGTCTgagccgagcgcgtcgagcgccgtcggcgagcctGTCGCGAcgcaggcgccgccgccgagctcgctcgAGTCGCCGCCTGCGACGACTACGCTGCCTGCCACGACTACGACggtcgcggcgcaggcgccgaACGGgtccgacggcgccgacggcgccccGGGCCAGGACGGCGGTAACGGTACCCCCGGCCAGGACGGCGCTGCcggccagggcggcggtAATGGCGGTAACGGCGgtaacggcggcgacggagtcgcggcgtcgtcgacgacgacgacgcagcccGCAGTCACCCAGATCCCCTCGATCACCAGGCCCCCCGTGAGCAcgtgcaccaccaccgcctcggccgaggacgaccaccaccacgtaACCGTCACCGTGACGATCACAGTGCACGACTCGAAGCCGACGACCAAGGGCCGCAAGGCGCAGAAGggcgccaagggcaaggacggcaagaagggtgccgacggcaagggcggcgcggcggcgccgacagcgtccgctgcgccgacgacccagGCCCCTACCCCTGCCGCTGACGCGCCCCAGAACGGCGCGGACGGAGCCAagggcgcggacggcgcggacggcgccaACGGTGCCGATGGCGAGAACCCCCCGCCGGCCACCAAGCCCGCCACGACGCAGGCCGCGAACGACCCCGCTGCTGAccccggctcgtcgggcggcagtggccagaagggcgccgacggccatCCGGGCCAGCCGGGCTCGGgaactggcggcggcgcgggtggcgctggtggcaagggcggcggccagtAA
- the rmt1_2 gene encoding Protein arginine N-methyltransferase 1, whose translation MSAPNATNGDQVTAEKMTSKDYYADSYAHFGIHEEMLKDQVRTLSYRNSIVQNKHLFKDKVVLDVGCGTGILSMFAASAGAKQVIGIDMSNILDQAQKIIEANGFKDKITLIKGKLEDVELPVKQVDIIISEWMGYFLLYESMLDTVLLARDKYLAPGGLLFPDTATIYLAAIEDQDYKEEKINFWDDVYGFDYSCIKDIALREPLVDCVDLKAVTTQPCAIRHIDIRTVTKEDLTFKVPYELKATRNDYVHAFLGWFDISFSACHKPINFSTGPHAKYTHWKQTVFYTPETLTVSEGDVIKGTLSCAPNSRNNRDLDIVIEYEVEGAEPTKGVMEYKMS comes from the exons ATGTCGGCCCCCAACGCTACCAACGGCGACCAGGTCACCGCCGAGAAGATGACGAGCAAGGACTA CTACGCCGACTCGTACGCCCACTTTGGCATCCACGAGGAGATGCTCAAGGACCAGGTGCGCACCCTGAGCTACCGCAACTCGATCGTGCAGAACAAGCACCTCttcaaggacaaggtcgtgCTTGAT GTCGGCTGCGGTACTGGTATCCTGTCCATGttcgccgcgtccgccggcgccaagcaGGTCATTGGCATCGACATGTCCAACATCCTCGACCAGGCGCAGAAGATCATCGAGGCCAACGGCTTCAAGGACA AGATCACCCTCatcaagggcaagctcgaggacgtcgagctTCCCGTCAAGCAGGTCGACATTATCATCTCCGAG TGGATGGGCTACTTCCTCCTCTACGAGTCCATGCTCGACactgtcctcctcgcccgtgaCAAGTACCTTGCCCCCGGCGGTCTCCTCTTCCCCGACACTGCGACCATCTACCTCGCTGCCATCGAGGACCAGGACtacaaggaggagaagatcAACT TCTGGGACGACGTCTACGGCTTTGACTACTCGTGCATCAAGGACATTGCGCTCCGCGAGCCCCTCGTCGACTgcgtcgacctcaaggccGTCACGACGCAGCCCTGCGCCATCCGCCACATCGACATCCGCACCGTCACCAAGGAGGACCTGACCTTCAAGGTGCCGTACGAGCTCAAGGCGACGCGCAACGACTACGTGCACGCCTTCCTCGGCTGGTTTGACATCTCCTTCTCGGCATGCCACAAGCCCATCAACTTCTCCACTGGCCCCCACGCAAAATACACGCACTGGAAGCAGACGGTGTTCTACACGCCCGAGACGCTCACCGTGTCTGAGGGCGACGTGATCAAGGGCACCCTCTCGTGTGCCCCCAACTCGCGCAACAACCGCGACTTGGACATTGTCATCGAgtacgaggtcgagggcgccgagccaACCAAGGGTGTCATGGAGTACAAGAT GTCGTAA
- the BAG1 gene encoding BAG family molecular chaperone regulator 1: MPPVTRRNSRGHPYAANGADTAGPSSRPTAPSMAFRNPFRRAQQENESGQIVVHIKWGRDKFNVPIPSPSTTPLSQLIGTLAHQTSIPQNQLKLIFKGAVLKDPSLTVSSYGIQDGSALVLVGKEGEVPSAPEPAPPPQQVVKKKNKQPETDNEQVLVDWINNLVGGCVDPLVPSIATFVSQTSKNATNKPKHALPMDKLQVEHARLSEFLLRGLLDLDGIEIPSGWTNARQARKDGVRRVQGELTKVDDAWGDRKRLGA, encoded by the exons atgccGCCCGTCACACGCCGCAACTCGCGCGGACACCCCTACGCtgccaacggcgccgacactgccggcccctcgtcgcgccccaCAGCCCCCAGTATGGCGTTTAGAAACCCCTtccggcgcgcgcagcaggagAACGAGTCGGGGCAGATTGTCGTCCACATCAAGTGGGGCAGGGATAA GTTCAACGTCCCCATCCCCTCGCcttcgacgacgccgctctCGCAGCTCATCGGCACGCTGGCGCACCAGACGTCGATCCCACAAAACCAGCTCAAGCTCATCTTCAAGGGCGCGGTCCTCAAGGATCCCTCGCTGACCGTCTCGTCGTACGGGATCCAGgacggctcggcgctcgtgttggtcggcaaggagggcgaggtgccgtcggcgcccgagcctgcgccgccgccccagcaggtcgtcaagaagaagaacaagCAGCCCGAGACGGACAACGAGCAGGTGCTCGTCGACTGGATCAacaacctcgtcggcgggtgCGTCGACCCGCTCGTGCCGTCCATCGCGACCTTCGTGTCCCAGACCTCGAAGAACGCGACCAACAAGCCAAAACACGCCCTCCCGATGGACAAGCTCCAGGTCGAGCATGCCCGCCTGTCCGAGTTTCTCCTTCGCgggctgctcgacctcgacggcatcgagaTCCCGAGCGGCTGGACCAACGCCCGCCAGGCCCGCAAggacggcgtgcgccgcgtccaGGGCGAGCtcaccaaggtcgacgacgcttGGGGAGATCGCAAGCGTCTCGGCGCGTAG